One window of the Garciella nitratireducens DSM 15102 genome contains the following:
- a CDS encoding AIR synthase related protein gives MIKHYRDVDFLPLTEDKFLVIACDSCGAIGNKKLDQVKISPYNVGQYTTRVVIMEILSIGARLVALTAAICNEPEPTGSQILKGMREELTRVNLFDIPITISTEKNMKTQQTALGVSGVGVCERKNLRMGRTKVGDYIYAIGVPKVGNEILKDQGEIADCKVLKQILKIEEIGDIIPVGSQGIAGECRKLAQYLNGHFERFSSLEIDIEKSAGPCTTIVMTSPKKINLKDKVGIPFFYVGRIINK, from the coding sequence ATGATAAAACATTATAGAGATGTGGATTTTCTACCATTAACAGAAGATAAATTTTTAGTGATTGCTTGTGATTCTTGTGGCGCGATTGGAAATAAAAAGTTGGATCAAGTAAAGATATCTCCTTATAATGTAGGGCAATACACTACAAGGGTAGTAATAATGGAGATTTTATCTATAGGAGCGAGACTTGTAGCATTGACTGCTGCTATTTGTAATGAACCTGAACCTACAGGATCTCAGATCTTAAAGGGAATGAGAGAGGAATTAACTCGAGTCAATTTGTTTGATATTCCTATTACCATAAGTACAGAAAAAAATATGAAGACACAACAAACAGCTTTAGGGGTATCTGGTGTGGGAGTTTGTGAAAGAAAAAATTTAAGAATGGGAAGGACAAAGGTGGGAGATTATATTTATGCAATAGGGGTGCCTAAAGTAGGAAATGAAATTTTAAAGGACCAAGGAGAAATTGCAGATTGTAAAGTTTTAAAACAGATACTAAAGATAGAAGAAATAGGAGATATTATTCCTGTTGGATCTCAAGGAATTGCTGGAGAATGTAGAAAATTAGCCCAATATTTAAATGGACATTTTGAAAGATTTTCTTCTTTAGAGATTGATATAGAAAAATCTGCAGGCCCCTGTACTACAATAGTAATGACTTCTCCTAAAAAAATAAATTTAAAGGACAAAGTAGGAATTCCTTTCTTTTATGTAGGAAGAATCATTAATAAATAG
- a CDS encoding ECF transporter S component → MNFHLKKLTFMAMFLALSVVGAYIKVPSPTGTIAFDSMPAYLGGLLLGGTSGAVIGFVGHMITSAYAGFPLTLPVHLLIAMEMAFIVILYSWMVKKIGIIAGGVIGSLLNGVASPAILALMPGYGMGFFIAMVFPLLVGSIANVVLSIILYKGLEKSKVIQQMDVFSDDKTL, encoded by the coding sequence ATGAATTTTCACTTGAAAAAGCTAACTTTTATGGCCATGTTTCTTGCTTTAAGTGTGGTAGGGGCGTATATCAAAGTTCCAAGTCCTACAGGGACGATAGCTTTTGATTCTATGCCTGCTTATCTTGGAGGACTGCTTTTAGGAGGAACGTCTGGCGCGGTTATTGGTTTTGTAGGGCATATGATTACCTCTGCTTATGCAGGATTTCCCCTCACTCTTCCTGTACATCTTTTGATTGCAATGGAAATGGCATTTATCGTAATTTTATATTCTTGGATGGTAAAGAAGATAGGAATCATTGCAGGAGGAGTGATAGGATCTTTATTGAATGGAGTGGCTTCTCCTGCCATACTTGCTTTGATGCCTGGGTATGGAATGGGATTTTTTATAGCAATGGTATTTCCTTTACTGGTAGGAAGTATTGCTAACGTAGTCTTATCTATTATTCTTTATAAAGGATTGGAAAAATCAAAAGTAATACAACAAATGGATGTGTTTTCTGATGATAAAACATTATAG